One Solea senegalensis isolate Sse05_10M linkage group LG13, IFAPA_SoseM_1, whole genome shotgun sequence DNA segment encodes these proteins:
- the skp1 gene encoding S-phase kinase-associated protein 1 yields the protein MPTIKLQSSDGEIFEVDVEIAKQSVTIKTMLEDLGMDDEGDDDPVPLPNVNAAILKKVIQWCTHHKDDPPPPEDDENKEKRTDDIPVWDQEFLKVDQGTLFELILAANYLDIKGLLDVTCKTVANMIKGKTPEEIRKTFNIKNDFTEEEEAQVRKENQWCEEK from the exons ATGCccacaataaaactacagagCTCCGATGGGGAGATCTTTGAGGTGGATGTTGAGATAGCCAAGCAGTCTGTCACCATCAAGACCATGTTAGAAG atTTAGGGATGGATGATGAAGGAGACGATGACCCGGTTCCTCTGCCTAATGTGAACGCTGCCATCCTGAAGAAG GTGATTCAGTGGTGCACTCATCACAAAGATGACCCTCCCCCTCCTGAGGATGATGAGAACAAGGAGAAGAGGACGGATGACATTCCTGTGTGGGACCAGGAGTTCCTCAAAGTCGACCAGGGCACATTGTTTGAACTCATCCTG GCCGCCAACTATTTGGACATCAAGGGTCTGCTAGACGTCACCTGCAAGACGGTCGCCAACATGATTAAGGGCAAAACCCCCGAGGAGATCAGGAAGACTTTCAACATCAAAAACGATttcacagaggaagaggaagctcAG GTACGCAAAGAGAACCAGTGGTGCGAAGAGAAGtaa